In Candidatus Omnitrophota bacterium, the DNA window ATCAACCCTGAGCGGAAAAAAAGAGAAGAAGCGTAATCCCGTTTATTATAACATGCGAGACAATTTTCTATATCATAACTTTCGTCGCCGGAAAAGGTTCGTGAAGAATCCTTTTTAAAATAGCTGAGAATGAATTCGCTATTTTGGCGATATACGATAGATCCGTTGGATCGTCTAATCCAAGCATCGCCCTTTCCTAAATATAGTATAGCGAACCTTTGAAAAACGATCGAATTTTTTTGCGTCTCGGCGGCGAATTTGTTGGAAATCTATGGGCGAACCGGCGTAACTCCATATAGAATCAACCGTTGATTTTTTCTTTTATTCGGGTTTTTTTATGGAAATGCAACTTTTTCTCCTTCTCCCGCGAAAGACTTTTTGAAAGATGAATGTTAAATGATGATCGCCGCCGCCAAATTGCAGACATCCATAGAAATCGATGAGGATCGGGAAATCCTGCTCCGGACGGCCCAGGGCGATGATAGCGCTTTTGCATTACTGACGGAACGGTATTCCGGACGCGTTTACGGCTTTCTGAAACGGATGGTTTACTCTGCCGAAGACGCGGAAGATTTGACGCAAGAGACCTTTTGCGAGGCGCATAAAAATCGAAGAAAACTGCGGACGGACGTTAGCCCCTTGCCTTATCTGTTCACTATTGCCCGCCGCAAGGCCATCTCGCTGATTCGCTGGCGTAA includes these proteins:
- a CDS encoding RNA polymerase sigma factor, yielding MMIAAAKLQTSIEIDEDREILLRTAQGDDSAFALLTERYSGRVYGFLKRMVYSAEDAEDLTQETFCEAHKNRRKLRTDVSPLPYLFTIARRKAISLIRWRKVRRIVLPLMDEHEAAEPDAGETPRDRMHEKRKEEIVEKILATLKPAKRGVLILRYFEGLSYREISSVIGKPEATVKSIAYRAEEELRSKLSDLRLYE